The Streptomyces sp. Je 1-332 genome has a window encoding:
- the phsA gene encoding O-aminophenol oxidase PhsA, translating into MAESLTERPAGRPAEESTGELTPYVTPLPVPPVLRPDSVDVRDETDVPAETEVALRPAWIRLHPQLPPTLMWGYDGCVPGPTIEVRRGRRVRIAWTNRIPNGAEYPVTSVEVPQAVPSPATLPGRAGVEPNKDVAALPPWSVTHLHGAQTGGGNDGWADNAVGPGDAQLSEYPNDHQAVQWWYHDHAMNITRWNLQAGLYGTYLVRDDEEDALHLPCGEREIPLLLADRNLDTDEDGRLNGRLLHKTVIVQAENPETGKPVSLPFTGPYSTVNGRIWPYADVDAAWHRFRLVNASNARIYDLVLVDEDNNPVRGVMHQIGSDGGLLPRPVPVDFDEELPTLTVAPAERMDLLIDFRALAGTRVRLVNKGRDEAPGVPDPANDVRYPQVMEFRVRDAEVEDPFALPEILSGSFRPLSHDVEHGHRLIVLTPPATKGGGGHPEIWEMTEVKDAGDIRVPTEGVIQLRGADGKTKTYRRTARTFNDGLGFTIAEGSHEQWSFLNLAVDPPVTHPMHIHLADFQLLGRDAYDVSGFDVTVGGTLAPVAFDPKREIPLAPNERGWKDVFLVPGGQLLRVMGKFDGAYGRFMYHCHLLEHEDMGMMRPFVVMPKEALKFDHGAGHGGHEGGHTG; encoded by the coding sequence ATCGCGGAGAGCCTCACGGAGCGCCCGGCGGGGAGGCCGGCGGAGGAGTCGACGGGGGAACTGACGCCGTACGTCACGCCGCTGCCGGTGCCGCCGGTCCTGCGGCCGGACTCCGTCGACGTACGCGACGAGACCGATGTGCCGGCGGAGACCGAGGTCGCGCTGCGCCCGGCCTGGATCCGTCTGCACCCGCAGCTGCCGCCGACCCTGATGTGGGGGTACGACGGATGTGTGCCGGGGCCGACGATCGAGGTGCGGCGCGGCAGGCGCGTCCGGATCGCGTGGACCAACCGCATCCCGAACGGCGCCGAGTATCCGGTCACTTCAGTAGAGGTGCCGCAGGCCGTCCCGAGCCCCGCCACCCTGCCGGGGCGCGCGGGCGTCGAGCCGAACAAGGACGTGGCCGCGCTGCCGCCCTGGTCGGTGACGCACCTGCACGGCGCGCAGACCGGCGGGGGCAACGACGGATGGGCGGACAACGCCGTGGGGCCCGGCGACGCGCAACTGTCCGAGTACCCGAACGACCACCAGGCGGTGCAGTGGTGGTATCACGACCACGCCATGAACATCACCCGCTGGAACCTCCAGGCGGGGCTGTACGGCACGTATCTGGTGCGGGACGACGAAGAGGACGCGCTCCATCTCCCCTGCGGGGAGCGGGAGATCCCGTTGCTGCTCGCCGACCGTAACCTGGACACGGACGAGGACGGACGTCTGAACGGCCGCCTGCTGCACAAGACCGTCATCGTCCAGGCCGAGAACCCCGAGACGGGCAAGCCGGTCTCGCTCCCCTTCACGGGCCCGTACAGCACGGTGAACGGCCGCATCTGGCCGTACGCGGACGTCGACGCGGCCTGGCACCGCTTCCGCCTGGTGAACGCGTCGAACGCCCGTATCTACGACCTCGTCCTCGTCGACGAGGACAACAACCCGGTCCGGGGTGTGATGCACCAGATCGGCAGTGACGGCGGCCTGTTGCCGCGTCCCGTGCCGGTCGACTTCGACGAGGAGCTGCCCACGCTCACCGTCGCGCCGGCCGAGCGTATGGACCTCCTGATCGACTTCCGTGCCCTCGCGGGCACGCGGGTGCGTCTGGTGAACAAGGGCCGCGACGAGGCCCCCGGGGTGCCCGACCCGGCGAACGACGTGCGCTACCCGCAGGTCATGGAGTTCCGGGTGCGGGACGCCGAGGTCGAGGACCCCTTCGCGCTCCCGGAGATCCTCTCGGGCTCGTTCCGCCCGCTGAGCCATGACGTCGAGCACGGCCACCGCCTGATCGTCCTGACGCCGCCCGCCACCAAGGGCGGCGGAGGACATCCGGAGATCTGGGAGATGACCGAGGTCAAGGACGCGGGCGACATCCGGGTCCCGACCGAGGGAGTCATCCAGCTGCGGGGCGCCGACGGCAAGACGAAGACCTACCGCCGCACCGCCCGCACCTTCAACGACGGTCTCGGCTTCACCATCGCCGAGGGCAGCCACGAACAGTGGAGCTTCCTGAACCTCGCGGTGGACCCACCGGTCACCCACCCCATGCACATCCACCTGGCCGACTTCCAGCTCCTCGGCCGCGACGCGTACGACGTCTCGGGCTTCGACGTCACCGTGGGCGGCACCCTCGCGCCGGTCGCCTTCGACCCGAAGAGGGAGATCCCCCTCGCCCCGAACGAGCGGGGGTGGAAGGACGTCTTCCTGGTGCCGGGCGGACAACTCCTGCGGGTGATGGGCAAGTTCGACGGGGCGTACGGCCGCTTCATGTACCACTGCCACCTCCTGGAACACGAGGACATGGGCATGATGCGGCCCTTCG